The genomic DNA AGTGCCTGTTTTCTGATTCGTCACAGGTGGATGCTTTTAAACCATCGGGCCTGATTCGGCCCTCGCTTCCGCTGGCAGCTGCGGGAGTTATTCCTGATGTACACCGCTCTTGGGGAtagggggccgggggcggggatCAGGCTTTATCTCAGTTACATGTACCCACAGAAGAAGGCTTGTGTCAGCATCTGAGGAGCAGGCGGGGCTGAGGGAACCGTGAAGCTGTCACCGGATGTGCCATGTTGTTTATGGGAGAACTGAAATGCTCATCTGCCATTGCAGGCCTGCGGTGCGCATCATCCCCGATGAAAGGGTTAAAACTCAGACCTGGTCTAAATAGCTGCAACACTGCTGAGGTCAAGGGAGATTCTTAGTCCAGGGCTGCGTTTGTCTCTACGCCAGGTCCTCTGTGTTTGATCAGCCAGGGAAATCTGATTCTGATGCTGTGTGGTATCTAGCTTGGTCAGGTCACTGCTGTCACTTGATATCTGGGGGTGGCATTTGGTGATGCTCTCTCCGCTGCATGCCCTTCAATTAAGCTCTTCCTAAaagtcagtttgtttttttttccctccctgcgAGTTGCCCTTGCTGCAGAGCTGCAAACTCACTCTGCGCCGGGTGCCAACTTCACATTTGCAAATGAACCCGTTTGTAACTGCCTTGTGTTCAGAACCCCTTCATGATAGCTGGGAAGGGACTATCCGTGGCTTGGGGCCGAGAGGAACAGGTACAGAAAGGATCCCTGTGGATGAACGGTGTTAACTGGATTTATCTTTGCCCACAGCAGGGTGTATCTGCTGGCTTCCCCCTACTTTTCATGTCTAGTTCAAGCTTCTTGTTCTTCCCTTTAAGGCTTTGCATGAAGCCGCTTCTGCTTATCTCTCTGCTGTGGTCTCTTGCTGCTCCCTGTTGCTCTGATGATGAATCCGTCTtaccatcccttcccccaccctggtcTTTGTGCCTCCTTCCATGCCCACGCGTGAGGCATGAATTGCTCCAGGTGCCTGGCCCTTCCTCGTTCCAATCCCGCCTATCACCAGGTCCCTCAGCGCTCACTTCTGGCAGCGAACCCCACTGAATCAAAGCCAAAGACATGCTTCGGTGCAGAGCCAGGCTGCCAGATCAACATCAGTGAACAGCTAACATGGTTCATGCCATCCAGCGAGGCAAGGAAAGCAGCTCACTACTCTGCTGTAGGTAGCAGTGGCTGAATCCTCGACGCAGGAGAGAAACTGAATCCTGAATTTGAGCATTCCATCTTGCCTTGGAAGGTCTGTCTGTATATTAAGGTACTTGCCTggtcctcatcaccatagtatttgagcacctcacaatctttatttatcctcacaacacccctgcaaggTAGGGAATTGCTATTTCCCATTGTGcatatggagaaactgaggcacggcatGACTAATGGGATGCAATTGCAACATGGGTAGGCCTGTTGCACTAGCTGgctaaagatagcagtgtagCTGCCCAAGTACAGTCCCACCCAGGACCCTAAGTATTGTCCCAGggggctggctccctgctctgcacATTGCAACCTGGCTATGACCCTTCTGCACCAGGCCTGTGACCCACCTAAAAACCTTCCTGCAACCCCTTGGTGAGTCGTGACCCACTGCTTGGGAAGCAACTCTTGGCCGCAGACTTTctgcgtgaccttgggcgagCAGAGAATTGAGCTTTGGTTTCCTGCATCGTAGGAGTGCAaccaaaccactgagccatccttccTCACGGTCACAATGGGGTGTCAAGGCTCCCAACTGCAGGAGAGAGATCTGAGAGAACTTCAGGGGTCTGGAAGAGAAGGGAAAGCGGAGAAGTCTGTGGTCTTGGACGCTGCATCCTCAGCCCCATGACCATTGCCCCATCCTTCCTCTGGACAGAAGCAGAGCCTTGCTCCATTTCCCACAGCCGTGTCACAGACCGAACGGCACTTTCAGAGGCtgttgtggtttttttagagGTGTTTTCAAACTCCAGCAGAGCTGGAAGCATGAGTGACAGGAAGGAAATCTGCTGGTTTATTTCCGTCTCTAACTTGTGCTGGGGCAAAACTGCCTCTTTCTCTGTCGGCTGATAAAGCAGCGCCGAGGTGAACAATGGAACAAGTAGGAGGCTCTGCGTGACGGGCTAATCTGAGCAGGAAAAGTCTCATTTGAGGGAAGTCTCCAGTCACTCGTTAAACGGTAGCATCTGCCCAACGGGAAGTGAGCCatgttgttgggggggggggcgggggagcacgTTGAGAGGATAGTAACGGATTAGCAGGAGAGAGAGGTTCGGCACGAGGGAAGGAGTATGAATTAATTAATTCATTCCCCAAGTCCGGGGTGATGCTGCCGAGTCCCGTTTAGAGCCCCCTGGCTTCCTACACACACCTGGAGCGATCCTTAGAACTGGATGAACCATGGCTCTCTGGAGAGGAGATTAGACTGGCACTGGAGAGACCTGAGCTCCTGGCTCTGTAGCTGGCCGGCGGGGTGACCTGAAGCTGATTGCTCCCTGAGACGCAAGGGAAATGAGCAGCGGAAGTGAGACGAGGTTTGGAAAACGTGACCTGTAAGGAAAGGTTGAAACGCTGGGCCTGTTCGCTCTAGGGAAGAGAAGGCCGAGGCCGGGGGACGTgataaatatgtaaaaggttgctaTAGAGAGGACGGTGACCAACAGTTCTCTGTGTTCACCGAGGGTAGGACGAGAGGATGTCACCTTAGTTCgaagcaggagagactgaggttggATATTAAGGTAAACTTTCTAACTCAGAGGGtcgttaagctctggaacagatGACCTAGaggggttgtggaatccccatcgctGGAGGTATTTAAGAAGAGGTTGGACTAACccccgtcagggatggtctagggttaTTTGGTcctggctcagtgtgggggggctggactaaatgacttctcaagggcccttccagccctccattgCAACGATTCCATTTCTCTCCGTCTCAGTGATACTTGCCTTCTAcagcgctttgagatctgtggctgaacagtgctatgtaagagccAGGCATTGTTAAATTAATAGTGCGAGGGAGTGTTATGTGGTGCTTGTTGCCATGGTTGCTTACAGGGATGTCTGGGTGTTGCGGGCTCTTTAGAGACGGTTCCCTTTGCTGGgcatttccttgtttttaaagGATTGTGTGGGTGGAGGTTGTACTTAGCCAACCTCAGCTGACAAAGGTTTTGGTGTGGGAATTTCTATTTATATGGGTGCCTTTCATGATCCCGAGGCACTTTGCAAACTGCCGGCACacagcagcactgaaatgcagccacctctggggtgaagccACTGGCTGGATGGATAAGGCATCAGCAGGTTGGAAAGAGCAGACATTTTGGGCAACGACAGGGACGCAAACCCTTACTCTCCCAGAAAAGCCCCTGGGAAGTGTAATGTctgtgcagagcagagaggaTCTCCGCTGGTAAGGTCGCATGCTCAGAAACATGCCCGATTCATTTTCTCTTCTGCGGCTCACGTTCAGTTCTGCGGCCTGGGCTCTGCAGGAAGTCAAGCTAGAGTCTCAAAATGGTCCCTTTAAAAGCCCAGCTTCGCTCTGCTCTGAAAGGACAACTGGGTAAGTCAGCCCCACATCTTTTAGGCCAAGGCCTTGAGCTGTGACCAGGGATTTTGGAAGCCCCAGCTTTTTGGGGGTGCTCGGTTTGAGACAccataaaggggcctgattttcccaAAGTTCTGAGCACTTTCAGGTCCAGAGAGAGTCAGTGGGAACTGGGGATACCCAGGGTGCCTCAAATGATTCCTCTGCGAAACCAGGGGAAATTAGGGCCGTACGGTTTCTGGGTCTCAGTTctgccatctgtgaaatggggatcagGCCAGTGTAAGAAGGCTTCCACCACAGAGAAATAGATGTCTAGCCAACCTTCTCCCCACTGCCATCTCTCCTAAGGCAGCTGCTCAGAGCTGTCACATCACTACACTTGCTCACTCAACTTGGGTCGTCTGTCTTTGGAAAGATCCCTGGACGAAAAGACACTGGCAGACAGCAGAGCTGCCCTACCGGGGCCACGGCCACAGCAAAGCTAACTGCAGCCTCCCACGAGCAGGGGAAGTTAACTTTCTGAAATGCAGGTGCTAAATCATAGCCCCTGTACTGCCGCCCACACCCGATTGAGCAGCTCTGTTTCTCTCTCgcttgctttctctctcctctATCGCAAGTGCCCTCTCTCTCGGCACCAACTTCTCTCTCGTATGCCTGTCCTGTTAGGAGGAtgcctgcagctccagctccagcctcacgctgttaaaatcaatgttttcacataaaaggaaatacttgcAAACCTTTGTGTTTTCCAAAGGGTTGTAAATAACGCTGCGTGGAACATCGTGTAATAGTACAGGTTTTGACTGCTCTATTACTGCTCGCTTAATTTATACCCTCCTTAAGCCTGGGCCAGCCTTTCCATGAATGCCCCCAATTTGCAGGGGTTTAGAACTTGCAATGGAAAATTCCCAGCTGGCTGGGGCTCGCTGCACTGGCTTCCACCAGCACCTTTGTCATCCGGCCTGGGGCAGTTCTCCTTAGCTGTATGAGGAACTGATTCAGAGTCACCAGTTCTATTAGCTGGACTATTGTTCCCATGTAAATCCTAGGATGACAATGATCTTGTGTGATGGTCTACTCTAAAGCACCTTCCACTggatgatctcaaagcactttataaacctGAGCTAACTATCTTTCCCCCCCCATGTCAAGTAGGTAAGTGTAGCAGGGTGCTgctgcaaaagcacctaattagcccctgctcagccagctccaatCAAGAGAAATAGATTGGGGCTGGTGTAACAGGCATGATGCCTGGCCTGGGGAGTTGCTCCATGGACCTGTGGGCCTGACAAGCCAGCAGTTATAAGGGCTGGGAGCCAGTATGAAGGGGGGCTGCCAGGAGAACGGGCAGTCTCCTGGCTGTGGGCTGACTTCTTGGGAAGGAGGGAACTAACCCTGTAAGCCTTGTACATAGCTCAACACTGGCGGTGGCAgaactgtgtgtgtaaataaagacACGGGTGCTGCATAACAGGAAGCCTCTCTGGGCTTTCTTGGGGCAGTCAGCaggccccaggaagaggggtgggcAGAGGACCCTGTTACAGTAAGTATTATTAGTCCcaatttacagatgaagaaactgaggcacactgaaGTGAAGTGACTGCCAAGAAATGTAcggcagagctaggaatggaaTCAAGGTCCCCTAACTCCAAattcagtgctttaaccactagactatgCTCCCTCCTTTAATCACAGTCTGTTGTTTTGCTACAAACAGCAGTGTGCCCTAGTGGAGAGGACTAGGATGcaggagacctggtttcaatTCCTGCCACGCACCTTgtgccactctgtgcctcagtttccccatctgtaaagttgggataatgatactgccctcctttgtaaagtgtttggtGGTCCACAGCTAAGAGTTAGGATTTATAATCCATAGCACCTGTGTCCTCAGTCCCTGCCCCTTTTTGAATGACTCCATTTCCGCTGACCAGTAAAGCCCTCGCAACCCCAGTTTTCGTGTTACTCAAAACCTTTGAGATGTGCATTTTCAGCAAGGGCTAGTGATTCTGGGGGCCCCCTggagacaccttaaagaggcctgactttcagagagcAAGTGCCGAAAGCTTAAAGTACAAATATTAAAGTGCACGATTCCGGAGGGTAAACGTTTGAAACTGGATTATTTAGGAAAGGGAGACACTGAAAATGCTTCCAAGCAATCGATTTATGAATGGCTTCACCCCAGTGGCCTGGATTACCTCCCCATACTGTATGATCTGTATTATCGTAGCGCCTGGTGAGCGCTTGTCATTGACCAGGACCCATTTGTGCTcagagctgtacaaacatagactGCCTCTTATGTGTTTTTCCTCATATACACACAATGGCTGTGGCCAAAGTCCCAGAATAACTTCCCTCTAAGCAGAGCTTTCCCAAAGCCAGCGCTGTAATTTTTGCCCATCAGGTCAACGCATTGAAacacatatttttatttattgttacaACAGCAGCTAGACCTTCCAACCAAGATCaaggccccgttgtgctaggtcagggctgggcaaactttttggcctgagggccacatcgaggtgctaaaactgtatggagggccgggtagggaactctgtgcctccccaaacagcctggcccccgtcccctgactgcccccatcagaacccctgacccatccaatcccccctgctccttgttccctgactccccccagccccgaggaccccacccccatccaacccccacctgctccctggctgccccaacctctatccccacccccgccccctgacaggccacccgggactcccacgcctatccaacccctccccctgtTCCCCGTGCCCCGCTGGCggcacggcgagctgaggctgcgggggagggggtacagcaggggcagggccgggagctcaagggctgggcaggtcggtcccatgggccagatgtggcccgcaggccatagtttgcccacctctgtgataGGTGCTGTAAACACACATGACAGACAAGGGGCGGGCAAAAGGAAGGATTGTTACCCATATTTtgccaatggggaaactgaggcacagagcaagtcagtgactgtcacacagggagcttgtggcagagctgggacttaaACTCCGATCGCTTGAGCCAATGAAAGCGCCAAACCAAATTTGTTCAGATTCAGCGTAAACAGGTCCCACCATATGGAAACAGCTGCATCACCGACCTGCTTCTCTTTCCCATCTGTCCTAACATGAGAGCTTGTTGTTACGATGGTCTGTAGTGTGTTGCTGTTCCAGGCAGGATGAATCCCAGCACCTGTGTTGCTTCATTCACTTGTTTCAGTCTCTAACACAATCACTGGCTAAGTGGCTCGGTTTGTGTTTGTGAGTCCTAGGCAGGTCTTGTAACCTGTCTCTCGGTCTTTCTCTTGCCTGAATTGCTGCATTCATCTGTGTGCAGCCATCAGCTAAGCTGATAACCTTGCTTATGAGCTCCTCACTTCTTTCTTCTTTGGTGGGCTTGCAAGAATCAAATTCCCTCACGCAGCGCCGGTGGGGCGCGCAGGAGACTCGGTCCCTGAGTAATGGTGAGCACAGGTTATCATCCAGCCAGGAAACTGAATCGGTTCCAGAATCCAAACTCTGGCATAGCAGGGAGCCGGAGAAATCAAGTGCTTTGATGTGCTTTGAGAAACACAAAAGGAAACCAGCAGGAGTGCTGCTCTCTGGCAGCTTGCAGGGACTGAACAAAATTATATCAGCAAACGTGGCTTATAATGTTACCCACTCTCGGGGTGTGAGCTCTGCTGTGCTAAAGAGCTGCTCACCAGCCACACGTTGACCAACAAGTGTCACGCGGGTCTCCCCCTCAAGGAAATGAGCCAGATTTTAAGGAGGGCACATTAAAACAACTGGTAATAAATCCCATTCTGCATAGGTAGCAATACAGATCTCAGGTGGGAAGAGAGCAATAGAGGTCTAATGGGCCTTTCCAATGTACGCAGTGCATTGACCTTCCTTTGATGTTTAGGGAATTTTATCCCACTGTAATACCTAGCCACTAGATTACACCTGTTCCCAGAAagggggaaagaacccaggactCTTGGCTCCTAGTCTCCTACTCTGTAAACCGTGCGCACTCCTAAAGCTGGGTACAGACCCCAGGCGTCCTGATGCTCTGACCTTCCCTGTtctgaccactagaccatcctCCCATCCCAAAGCTGGGAACAGACTGCAGGAGGCCAgactcccagctccctctgctctaACTATTAGACCAAGATGCTTTTGTGTGCGCGCGGAcctgtgctgggaagggagggcTCATTACTCCAGGACAAGGCCTGAATCACACGGTTCTGttctcttttcccccttccagAGAAGATGGACACCTTCAGCACCAAGAACTTGGTTCTGCAGGCTCAGAAAAAGCTCCTGAGCAAGATGGCCTCCAAGACCATGGCGAACATCTTCATTGATGACACCAGCAGCGAGGTTCTGGATGAGCTGTACCGGGTCACCAAGGAGTTCACCCACAACCGCAAGGAGGCCCAGAAGATCATCAAGAACCTGATCAAGATCGTCATGAAGCTGGGGGTGCTGTACCGCAACCGGCAGTTCAGCGCCGACGAGCTGCGGCTGATGGAGCACTTCCGCAAGAAAGTGCACACGCTGGCCATGACCGCCGTCAGCTTCTACCAGATAGACTTCACCTTCGACCGCAGGGTCATGTCCGGCGTGCTGAACGAGTGCCGCGACCTGCTCCACCAGGCCGTCAACACCCACCTGACGGCCAAGTCCCACTCCAGGATCAATCACGTCTTCAACCACTTTGCGGACTACGAGTTCCTGTCGGCGCTGTACGGACCTTCCGAACCCTACCGCACCCACCTGCAGAGGATCTGTGAAGGGGTCAACAAAATGCTGGATGAGGACAACATATGAACCAGCAaagacaaggcctgagagcaaCTGTTTGGCTCTTTGCCTGGCTCTCTTCTACCTGGACTTTCCAGGCTGCATTCTGGTGTCCGTGAATTTAACGGCAAGACGTCTGTTGTTTTCAGTGGGTCAGGCCTTCTCACGCACTCTTTCTCCACAGTGCTAAACGTCttgctctttccttttttttttttttttctctcatgaAGACCAAGGACTCTTCACTGTCTGTCTAAATGAGGTTACAATCTGCTACTTGTCTTGGTAGCTGGAATCTCTTCACCTCACTTTAGCTCcctaaggaaattaaaatgagaCAAAGCAGCTTCCGTCTCTACCCCACGGGGGGACAACTACACCAAAGGCGGCGGGGTTGTTTGTCTGAGTGAGACTGGAGCAAATGCTCTTCTTTGCACTGGCTTGATATCCGCTTTGGAACCCAGCCCAGTGTCTCTAACCCATCAGAGGCCAAGCCCCACAGTACGTGAGCTCTCTGGTTAAAGGACCTTGGTCTCACTGTATATATGTTTATCCACCAAGTGCTCTTAAATTCAGAGTCCAAGGAGTCCTGCTGTAGCAGAATCTCTCTCACTTCTAAATCTATTTTAATTCTGGTGAGGGAGAGGAACCCACTTTGTCTtgtgtgtaacttttttttttcttagttaaGATTAATTCAAGCAGAGAGCATGGAGGAGTGGTTCAGATGCCCCTGCCACTGCCAAGATGTAAGGCTGTCTATCCTGGAGTTCAAACCATGCTGGCTGGGTTTCCCTGGCCAGCATAGAAAAGGATGAGCCATAttctaaaatgctttacaaacccATGCTATGGTCTAGCACCCCTCGGCCGGGGAAAGTGTATTAGCACCTTGCAAGCAAGAATTGGGTTGTGGTGTTTACCTCACTATTGTCTCCTGGGGGGGCAAGTTATGGATAGTGGGAGGATTTCACATAGGGATGGACCCAGCTTGGATGGATCACCCCACAAGTCGAaccctgcacggatacaaaatttatatccgcAGACCATATTTGCGGATGCGGATACCAAGCAGACATCTGCAGGTTTGCAGGGCCCTACCCACAGGGtcccaggatggggagggacccTTGAAGGGGGGAGAGGCTGCAGCGAGGGTGGTCAGGTTGAGACACTGTTGTTGTGGTTCAAAGCTTAACACAGGTCAGGCCTAAACTAGGGGGTGCACCAAGAAGTGGCCATGCTCCAGGTACCACTTGCCCCCCTGACTGTTGCCCAGTGAGTACTTTGGGCTAGTTACAGAGGCAGCCTCTTCCTTCGAACTGAGAATGGTGGAGCATTATTTTCTGTCTATGTTCCTTTCCtagaggggaaaagaggagtcTGTATTTTCAAACCAAATAGCAAATGTgtactttcctcctcctcctctgaaatCCAAACTGAATTTCTCTGTCGTCAGCCCCTCCGGCTGATTATATCAATGTAACTGTTTAGATTTGGTCCTCGGGGGCTTTCCCT from Lepidochelys kempii isolate rLepKem1 chromosome 25, rLepKem1.hap2, whole genome shotgun sequence includes the following:
- the TNFAIP8L1 gene encoding tumor necrosis factor alpha-induced protein 8-like protein 1, encoding MDTFSTKNLVLQAQKKLLSKMASKTMANIFIDDTSSEVLDELYRVTKEFTHNRKEAQKIIKNLIKIVMKLGVLYRNRQFSADELRLMEHFRKKVHTLAMTAVSFYQIDFTFDRRVMSGVLNECRDLLHQAVNTHLTAKSHSRINHVFNHFADYEFLSALYGPSEPYRTHLQRICEGVNKMLDEDNI